The Henckelia pumila isolate YLH828 chromosome 2, ASM3356847v2, whole genome shotgun sequence genome includes a window with the following:
- the LOC140878266 gene encoding uncharacterized protein — protein sequence MSVSHSILEWWNRIVMRLEQPDIEFASIVLWVVWQNRNDVVWNGRGKFATSIFQSAIQMLSLFKTTSLSAASHQQPPQLIHNSIWMPPRENFLKCNTDVAVVEGYFSPTIAEAIGVREALSWMKTKGFSRVFVESYAKVVIDALNSGELADSSSLGLVLHDCIILSKDFRYCNFAFAYRSTNQAAYA from the coding sequence ATGTCAGTCTCTCATTCTATCTTGGAGTGGTGGAATCGTATCGTTATGCGTCTCGAGCAACCAGATATTGAATTTGCTTCTATCGTCCTTTGGGTTGTTTGGCAGAACCGTAATGATGTAGTTTGGAATGGCAGAGGCAAGTTTGCAACTTCTATTTTTCAATCGGCCATTCAGATGTTATCTCTTTTTAAGACAACCTCGTTGTCTGCTGCTTCCCATCAGCAACCTCCTCAGCTCATTCACAATTCTATTTGGATGCCACCACGGGAAAATTTCTTGAAGTGTAATACAGATGTTGCGGTGGTTGAAGGGTACTTTTCTCCAACTATTGCTGAAGCTATTGGTGTTAGAGAGGCCCTTAGCTGGATGAAGACCAAAGGCTTCTCTCGTGTTTTTGTGGAATCTTATGCTAAAGTGGTGATTGATGCTCTTAACTCTGGGGAACTCGCCGACTCTTCTAGTTTGGGTCTTGTTTTACATGATTGCATTATCCTTTCCAAGGATTTTCGTTATTGTAATTTTGCTTTTGCGTATAGATCAACGAATCAAGCGGCTTATGCCTAA